AAGAAAGGGTTACTTGTATGTTATTTGTCCTAACGACCCAAGACACAAGCAAAGACAGGGATAATACTAAACGCATAACCTGTAACGTGTAACGCGAGAAAGAAGTAAAGTATAAATACTCTTTCGCTACACGTTGCACGCTATACGCTACACGAAATGAGATTATTTGGTATCACAATTCCGGAAGAAAAAAAGCTTAAAGTGGGGCTCACGACCCTTTACGGCATCGGGCTTCCAATGGCAGAGAAAATTTTAGCCAAAGCCAAGGTTTCGCCGGAAAAGAAGCCAAAAGAGCTAAATGCCGACGAAGAAAGTTCTATCCGCAAAGTTGTAGAGGATTTAAACTTGGAAGGGGATTTAAAGCGCGAAGTTT
Above is a genomic segment from bacterium containing:
- the rpsM gene encoding 30S ribosomal protein S13, with amino-acid sequence MRLFGITIPEEKKLKVGLTTLYGIGLPMAEKILAKAKVSPEKKPKELNADEESSIRKVVEDLNLEGDLKREVSGNIKRLKDIKAYRGIRHARGLPSKGQRTKTNSRTRRGNVRKTMGTGRRAAEKK
- the rpmJ gene encoding 50S ribosomal protein L36, whose translation is MKVKASVKKLCPKCKVIRRKGYLYVICPNDPRHKQRQG